The following proteins come from a genomic window of Canis lupus baileyi chromosome 20, mCanLup2.hap1, whole genome shotgun sequence:
- the PCDH18 gene encoding protocadherin-18 isoform X1: MRCRLLCALLAASLGCAVLGRNLRYRIYEEQRVGSVVARLSEDAAEALRGLPGAAVRFRAMQRGSAPLLRVDEDTGEVSVGAPIDREQLCARNLNCCIEFDVITLPTEHLQLFHIEVEVLDINDNAPQFARPVIPIEISESAAVGTRIPLDGASDPDVGDNALHTYSLSANDFFAIEVRTRTDGAKYAELIVVRELDRELRASYELLLTASDLGVPQRSGSSVLKISISDSNDNSPAFEQPSYVIQLPEDSPLGTLLLDLNATDPDEGANGKVVYAFSSHVPPRILETFKIDSETGHLTLFRHVDYEVTKSYEIDVQAQDLGPNSIPAHCKIIIKVVDVNDNRPEININLMSPGKEEISYVFEGDPVDTFVALVRVQDKDSGLNGEIVCRLHGHGHFKLQKTYENNYLILTNATLDREKRSEYSLTVIAEDKGTPSLSSVKHFTVQINDINDNPPRFQRSRYEFAISENNSPGAYITTVTATDPDLGENGQVTYTILESFILGSSITTYVTIDPSNGAIYALRIFDHEEVSQIPFVVEARDGGSPKQLASNTTVVLTVIDENDNVPVVIGPALRNNTAEISIPKGAESGFHVTRIRAIDRDSGVNAELSCSIVAGNEENTFLIDPRSCDIHTNVSMESVPHTEWELAVVIQDKGSPQLHTRVLLKCVIFEYAESVTSTAMTSVSQASLDVSMIIIISLGAICAVLLVIMVLFATRCNREKKDTRSYNCRVAESTYQHHPKRPSRQIHKGDITLVPTMNGTLPIRSHHRSSPSSSPTLERGQMGSRQSHHSHQSLNSLVTISSNHVPENFSLELTHATPAVEQVSQLLSMLHQGQYQPRPSFRGNKYSRSYRYALQDMDKFSLKDSGRGDSEAGDSDYDLGRDSPIDRLLGEGFSDLFLTDGRIPAAMRLCTEECRVLGHSDQCWMPPLPSPSSDYRSNMFIPGEDFPAQPQQQHPHPSLEEDTPPADSGEKKKSFSTFGKDSPNEEDSGDTSTSSLLSEMSSVFQRLLPPSLDTYPEGGEVDRSNSLERRKGPLPAKTVGYPQGVAAWAASTHFQNPTNSSGPPLGTHSSVQPSSKWLPAMEEIPENYEEDDFDNVLNHLNDGKHELMDASELVAEINKLLQDVRQS, translated from the exons ATGCGCTGCCGGCTGCTGTGCGCCCTGCTCGCCGCGTCGCTGGGCTGCGCCGTCCTGGGCCGCAACCTCCGGTACCGCATCTACGAGGAGCAGCGGGTGGGCTCGGTGGTCGCGCGGCTGTCGGAGGACGCGGCCGAGGCGCTGCGGGGGCTGCCCGGCGCGGCCGTGCGCTTCCGGGCCATGCAGCGGGGCAGCGCGCCGCTGCTGCGGGTGGACGAGGACACGGGCGAGGTCAGCGTGGGCGCGCCCATCGACCGCGAGCAGCTGTGCGCGCGGAACCTCAACTGCTGCATCGAGTTCGACGTGATCACGCTCCCCACCGAGCACCTGCAGCTGTTCCACATCGAGGTGGAGGTGCTGGACATCAACGACAACGCCCCGCAGTTCGCGCGGCCCGTCATCCCCATCGAGATCTCGGAGAGCGCGGCCGTGGGGACGCGCATCCCGCTGGACGGCGCCTCGGACCCGGACGTGGGCGACAACGCCCTGCACACCTACTCGCTCTCCGCCAACGACTTCTTCGCCATCGAGGTGCGGACCCGGACGGATGGGGCCAAGTACGCGGAGCTCATCGTGGTGCGGGAGCTGGACCGGGAGCTGCGCGCCAGCTACGAGCTCCTGCTCACGGCCTCCGACCTGGGGGTGCCCCAGAGGTCCGGCTCCTCCGTCCTCAAGATCAGCATCTCGGACTCCAACGACAACAGCCCGGCCTTCGAGCAGCCCTCTTACGTCATCCAGCTCCCCGAGGACTCCCCGCTGGGCACGCTGCTCCTGGACCTCAACGCCACCGATCCAGACGAGGGCGCCAACGGGAAGGTCGTCTACGCCTTCAGCAGTCATGTGCCCCCCAGAATCCTAGAGACGTTCAAGATCGACTCAGAAACGGGGCATCTGACTCTCTTCAGGCACGTGGACTACGAAGTCACCAAATCCTACGAGATCGACGTCCAGGCCCAAGACCTGGGCCCCAATTCCATCCCGGCGCACTGCAAGATCATCATCAAGGTGGTGGACGTCAATGACAACAGGCCGGAGATTAACATCAACCTCATGTCCCCCGGGAAAGAGGAAATATCCTACGTCTTTGAAGGGGACCCCGTTGACACGTTCGTGGCCCTGGTCAGGGTTCAGGACAAGGATTCCGGGCTGAACGGGGAAATCGTGTGCAGGCTTCACGGTCACGGCCACTTTAAGCTTCAGAAGACTTACGAGAACAACTATCTGATCTTGACCAACGCCACGCTGGACCGGGAGAAGAGGTCCGAGTACAGCTTGACCGTGATCGCCGAGGACAAGGGGACGCCCAGCCTGTCCTCGGTGAAGCATTTCACCGTTCAGATCAATGACATAAACGACAACCCACCCCGCTTCCAGAGGAGTCGGTACGAATTTGCCATCTCGGAGAACAACTCGCCAGGGGCCTACATCACCACGGTCACAGCCACAGACCCCGACCTGGGAGAAAACGGGCAGGTGACCTACACCATCCTGGAGAGTTTTATCCTGGGAAGCTCCATAACGACCTACGTGACCATCGACCCATCCAATGGAGCCATCTACGCCCTCAGAATCTTCGATCACGAGGAGGTGAGTCAGATCCCTTTCGTGGTCGAAGCAAGAGATGGAGGAAGCCCAAAGCAACTGGCAAGCAACACCACAGTCGTGCTCACCGTCATCGATGAGAATGACAACGTCCCCGTCGTTATAGGGCCCGCGCTGCGCAACAACACTGCGGAAATCTCCATACCCAAGGGGGCCGAGAGTGGCTTCCACGTCACAAGGATCAGGGCAATTGACAGAGACTCCGGGGTGAATGCTGAGCTCAGTTGCTCCATAGTAGCGGGCAACGAGGAGAACACCTTCCTAATTGACCCACGGTCATGCGACATCCACACCAACGTGAGCATGGAGTCGGTTCCCCACACGGAGTGGGAGCTCGCCGTTGTCATCCAGGACAAGGGCAGTCCTCAGCTGCACACCAGAGTCCTCCTGAAGTGCGTGATCTTTGAGTACGCCGAGTCCGTGACCAGTACAGCAATGACCTCAGTAAGCCAGGCGTCTCTGGATGTCTCCATGATTATAATAATCTCCCTAGGAGCAATTTGTGCCGTGCTGTTGGTCATCATGGTGCTGTTTGCAACTCGGTGTAACCGAGAAAAGAAGGACACTAGATCCTACAACTGCAGGGTGGCCGAATCCACTTACCAGCACCACCCGAAGAGGCCATCCAGGCAGATTCACAAAGGGGACATTACGCTGGTGCCTACCATGAATGGCACTCTGCCCATCAGGTCTCATCACAGGTCATCTCCGTCTTCCTCTCCAACCTTGGAAAGAGGGCAGATGGGCAGCCGGCAGAGTCACCACAGTCACCAGTCCCTCAACAGTTTGGTGACCATCTCGTCCAACCACGTGCCAGAGAATTTCTCCCTAGAGCTCACCCATGCCACTCCGGCTGTTGAG CAGGTCTCCCAGCTTCTCTCAATGCTCCACCAGGGGCAATATCAGCCAAGGCCAAGTTTTCGAGGCAACAAATATTCCAGGAGCTATAG ATACGCCCTCCAAGACATGGACAAATTTAGCTTGAAAGACAGTGGCCGTGGTGACAGTGAAGCAGGAGACAGTGATTATGATTTGGGGCGAGATTCACCAATTGACAGGCTGCTGGGTGAAGGATTCAGTGACCTGTTTCTTACTGATGGAAGAATTCCGGCAG CGATGAGGCTTTGCACGGAGGagtgcagggtcctgggacacTCTGACCAGTGTTGGATGCCACCACTGCCCTCGCCATCCTCCGACTATAGGAGTAACATGTTCATTCCGGGGGAGGACTTCCCAGCACAGCCCCAGCAGCAGCATCCGCACCCGAGTCTGGAGGAGGACACCCCGCCTGCAGATTCTGGTGAGAAGAAGAAGAGTTTTTCCACCTTTGGGAAGGACTCCCCAAACGAGGAGGACTCCGGGGACACCAGCACATCCTCTCTGCTCTCGGAGATGAGCAGTGTGTTCCAGCGCCTCTTGCCCCCTTCCCTGGACACCTATCCCGAGGGTGGCGAGGTGGACCGGTCCAACTCTCTGGAACGTCGGAAGGGACCCCTGCCAGCCAAGACGGTGGGTTACCCCCAAGGTGTGGCCGCCTGGGCGGCCAGTACCCATTTCCAAAATCCTACCAACAGCTCTGGTCCCCCGCTTGGGACCCACTCCAGCGTGCAGCCTTCTTCGAAGTGGCTGCCGGCCATGGAGGAGATCCCCGAGAATTATGAAGAAGATGACTTTGACAATGTGCTCAATCATCTCAACGATGGGAAGCACGAACTCATGGATGCCAGCGAGTTGGTGGCTGAGATTAACAAACTGCTCCAGGACGTCCGCCAGAGCTAG
- the PCDH18 gene encoding protocadherin-18 isoform X2: MRCRLLCALLAASLGCAVLGRNLRYRIYEEQRVGSVVARLSEDAAEALRGLPGAAVRFRAMQRGSAPLLRVDEDTGEVSVGAPIDREQLCARNLNCCIEFDVITLPTEHLQLFHIEVEVLDINDNAPQFARPVIPIEISESAAVGTRIPLDGASDPDVGDNALHTYSLSANDFFAIEVRTRTDGAKYAELIVVRELDRELRASYELLLTASDLGVPQRSGSSVLKISISDSNDNSPAFEQPSYVIQLPEDSPLGTLLLDLNATDPDEGANGKVVYAFSSHVPPRILETFKIDSETGHLTLFRHVDYEVTKSYEIDVQAQDLGPNSIPAHCKIIIKVVDVNDNRPEININLMSPGKEEISYVFEGDPVDTFVALVRVQDKDSGLNGEIVCRLHGHGHFKLQKTYENNYLILTNATLDREKRSEYSLTVIAEDKGTPSLSSVKHFTVQINDINDNPPRFQRSRYEFAISENNSPGAYITTVTATDPDLGENGQVTYTILESFILGSSITTYVTIDPSNGAIYALRIFDHEEVSQIPFVVEARDGGSPKQLASNTTVVLTVIDENDNVPVVIGPALRNNTAEISIPKGAESGFHVTRIRAIDRDSGVNAELSCSIVAGNEENTFLIDPRSCDIHTNVSMESVPHTEWELAVVIQDKGSPQLHTRVLLKCVIFEYAESVTSTAMTSVSQASLDVSMIIIISLGAICAVLLVIMVLFATRCNREKKDTRSYNCRVAESTYQHHPKRPSRQIHKGDITLVPTMNGTLPIRSHHRSSPSSSPTLERGQMGSRQSHHSHQSLNSLVTISSNHVPENFSLELTHATPAVEVSQLLSMLHQGQYQPRPSFRGNKYSRSYRYALQDMDKFSLKDSGRGDSEAGDSDYDLGRDSPIDRLLGEGFSDLFLTDGRIPAAMRLCTEECRVLGHSDQCWMPPLPSPSSDYRSNMFIPGEDFPAQPQQQHPHPSLEEDTPPADSGEKKKSFSTFGKDSPNEEDSGDTSTSSLLSEMSSVFQRLLPPSLDTYPEGGEVDRSNSLERRKGPLPAKTVGYPQGVAAWAASTHFQNPTNSSGPPLGTHSSVQPSSKWLPAMEEIPENYEEDDFDNVLNHLNDGKHELMDASELVAEINKLLQDVRQS, encoded by the exons ATGCGCTGCCGGCTGCTGTGCGCCCTGCTCGCCGCGTCGCTGGGCTGCGCCGTCCTGGGCCGCAACCTCCGGTACCGCATCTACGAGGAGCAGCGGGTGGGCTCGGTGGTCGCGCGGCTGTCGGAGGACGCGGCCGAGGCGCTGCGGGGGCTGCCCGGCGCGGCCGTGCGCTTCCGGGCCATGCAGCGGGGCAGCGCGCCGCTGCTGCGGGTGGACGAGGACACGGGCGAGGTCAGCGTGGGCGCGCCCATCGACCGCGAGCAGCTGTGCGCGCGGAACCTCAACTGCTGCATCGAGTTCGACGTGATCACGCTCCCCACCGAGCACCTGCAGCTGTTCCACATCGAGGTGGAGGTGCTGGACATCAACGACAACGCCCCGCAGTTCGCGCGGCCCGTCATCCCCATCGAGATCTCGGAGAGCGCGGCCGTGGGGACGCGCATCCCGCTGGACGGCGCCTCGGACCCGGACGTGGGCGACAACGCCCTGCACACCTACTCGCTCTCCGCCAACGACTTCTTCGCCATCGAGGTGCGGACCCGGACGGATGGGGCCAAGTACGCGGAGCTCATCGTGGTGCGGGAGCTGGACCGGGAGCTGCGCGCCAGCTACGAGCTCCTGCTCACGGCCTCCGACCTGGGGGTGCCCCAGAGGTCCGGCTCCTCCGTCCTCAAGATCAGCATCTCGGACTCCAACGACAACAGCCCGGCCTTCGAGCAGCCCTCTTACGTCATCCAGCTCCCCGAGGACTCCCCGCTGGGCACGCTGCTCCTGGACCTCAACGCCACCGATCCAGACGAGGGCGCCAACGGGAAGGTCGTCTACGCCTTCAGCAGTCATGTGCCCCCCAGAATCCTAGAGACGTTCAAGATCGACTCAGAAACGGGGCATCTGACTCTCTTCAGGCACGTGGACTACGAAGTCACCAAATCCTACGAGATCGACGTCCAGGCCCAAGACCTGGGCCCCAATTCCATCCCGGCGCACTGCAAGATCATCATCAAGGTGGTGGACGTCAATGACAACAGGCCGGAGATTAACATCAACCTCATGTCCCCCGGGAAAGAGGAAATATCCTACGTCTTTGAAGGGGACCCCGTTGACACGTTCGTGGCCCTGGTCAGGGTTCAGGACAAGGATTCCGGGCTGAACGGGGAAATCGTGTGCAGGCTTCACGGTCACGGCCACTTTAAGCTTCAGAAGACTTACGAGAACAACTATCTGATCTTGACCAACGCCACGCTGGACCGGGAGAAGAGGTCCGAGTACAGCTTGACCGTGATCGCCGAGGACAAGGGGACGCCCAGCCTGTCCTCGGTGAAGCATTTCACCGTTCAGATCAATGACATAAACGACAACCCACCCCGCTTCCAGAGGAGTCGGTACGAATTTGCCATCTCGGAGAACAACTCGCCAGGGGCCTACATCACCACGGTCACAGCCACAGACCCCGACCTGGGAGAAAACGGGCAGGTGACCTACACCATCCTGGAGAGTTTTATCCTGGGAAGCTCCATAACGACCTACGTGACCATCGACCCATCCAATGGAGCCATCTACGCCCTCAGAATCTTCGATCACGAGGAGGTGAGTCAGATCCCTTTCGTGGTCGAAGCAAGAGATGGAGGAAGCCCAAAGCAACTGGCAAGCAACACCACAGTCGTGCTCACCGTCATCGATGAGAATGACAACGTCCCCGTCGTTATAGGGCCCGCGCTGCGCAACAACACTGCGGAAATCTCCATACCCAAGGGGGCCGAGAGTGGCTTCCACGTCACAAGGATCAGGGCAATTGACAGAGACTCCGGGGTGAATGCTGAGCTCAGTTGCTCCATAGTAGCGGGCAACGAGGAGAACACCTTCCTAATTGACCCACGGTCATGCGACATCCACACCAACGTGAGCATGGAGTCGGTTCCCCACACGGAGTGGGAGCTCGCCGTTGTCATCCAGGACAAGGGCAGTCCTCAGCTGCACACCAGAGTCCTCCTGAAGTGCGTGATCTTTGAGTACGCCGAGTCCGTGACCAGTACAGCAATGACCTCAGTAAGCCAGGCGTCTCTGGATGTCTCCATGATTATAATAATCTCCCTAGGAGCAATTTGTGCCGTGCTGTTGGTCATCATGGTGCTGTTTGCAACTCGGTGTAACCGAGAAAAGAAGGACACTAGATCCTACAACTGCAGGGTGGCCGAATCCACTTACCAGCACCACCCGAAGAGGCCATCCAGGCAGATTCACAAAGGGGACATTACGCTGGTGCCTACCATGAATGGCACTCTGCCCATCAGGTCTCATCACAGGTCATCTCCGTCTTCCTCTCCAACCTTGGAAAGAGGGCAGATGGGCAGCCGGCAGAGTCACCACAGTCACCAGTCCCTCAACAGTTTGGTGACCATCTCGTCCAACCACGTGCCAGAGAATTTCTCCCTAGAGCTCACCCATGCCACTCCGGCTGTTGAG GTCTCCCAGCTTCTCTCAATGCTCCACCAGGGGCAATATCAGCCAAGGCCAAGTTTTCGAGGCAACAAATATTCCAGGAGCTATAG ATACGCCCTCCAAGACATGGACAAATTTAGCTTGAAAGACAGTGGCCGTGGTGACAGTGAAGCAGGAGACAGTGATTATGATTTGGGGCGAGATTCACCAATTGACAGGCTGCTGGGTGAAGGATTCAGTGACCTGTTTCTTACTGATGGAAGAATTCCGGCAG CGATGAGGCTTTGCACGGAGGagtgcagggtcctgggacacTCTGACCAGTGTTGGATGCCACCACTGCCCTCGCCATCCTCCGACTATAGGAGTAACATGTTCATTCCGGGGGAGGACTTCCCAGCACAGCCCCAGCAGCAGCATCCGCACCCGAGTCTGGAGGAGGACACCCCGCCTGCAGATTCTGGTGAGAAGAAGAAGAGTTTTTCCACCTTTGGGAAGGACTCCCCAAACGAGGAGGACTCCGGGGACACCAGCACATCCTCTCTGCTCTCGGAGATGAGCAGTGTGTTCCAGCGCCTCTTGCCCCCTTCCCTGGACACCTATCCCGAGGGTGGCGAGGTGGACCGGTCCAACTCTCTGGAACGTCGGAAGGGACCCCTGCCAGCCAAGACGGTGGGTTACCCCCAAGGTGTGGCCGCCTGGGCGGCCAGTACCCATTTCCAAAATCCTACCAACAGCTCTGGTCCCCCGCTTGGGACCCACTCCAGCGTGCAGCCTTCTTCGAAGTGGCTGCCGGCCATGGAGGAGATCCCCGAGAATTATGAAGAAGATGACTTTGACAATGTGCTCAATCATCTCAACGATGGGAAGCACGAACTCATGGATGCCAGCGAGTTGGTGGCTGAGATTAACAAACTGCTCCAGGACGTCCGCCAGAGCTAG